Sequence from the Helianthus annuus cultivar XRQ/B chromosome 13, HanXRQr2.0-SUNRISE, whole genome shotgun sequence genome:
gacttttcgcatgttctttctcaggttgcattttcaaaactatggaacggttggaataggagaacccatgggaattcgagtacttagcggcgttcattgtttagaagtcttagctttttacttccgctgtgcaatgaagataccggtccagtcacgccaagctctgatatttcggggtgtgacacgcaACTCATTGTCAACTATGACACAATCAAAATAGAAATCACTAAGGTTGGtaactcgagacctcatggtatGTAAGAGGATATCAGCATCGCGTTCACCGATGAATGCACGTATGTCTCGAGAGCAATTTTTGAAATCTTCTGTTGTGCCACGAACATTTTGAGGTCCACCTTTAAGTGATGCTTGAAtgttatgtgcaacagttgggcCGATTTTGTTAAGACTAACTTTGTGGATGAACTGTTGCTCCTCAAATCCAagttttctgttttgttttaacATGTTGGCATGATCGCTACTAATCATGCAATGGTTGTGCGCGGCGATGAAACCAtatattgtgtattgttcggtagcaCGATCATATCTCACTTTGATACGCGCATGACACCCGGAGACTGTGAATCGGCTTCTCCTGCGTTGTTTCTTGGATTTATCATATATGGTTGGAGCATTTTTGGATGGAGCATTGGGGTCAGTTTCTGGGACCCGTGGTTGACCTTCTCTAGAACATAATATATATCTATGAGTGCATATTTTCATGTTAGGATTGTCATGATATTTTTTGTTCTTTGACGTGCCAATACGTGTAGAAAACCCAGACTGTGTAGCATACGTGTTGTACATCATGACAATATCTTCCCAGTGAGTAAATGTACTGGGTACAACAGGAAGGTATCTAACGTCAACTTGGGGTATCCAATACGGGGTGCCGTTAGGTGTAGCATGCATGGCAGTTGTAATTGTTCCTGTAAGATATagttaataaattaaaaaaacagggataaattattaataaattaaaaaagtGACATAATGTTATACAGACGAATAGTATAATTGTAActaatatgcacatgtgcattggcaGTTAATGTacaaaaaagttatttttttttgttacaatCCTAATGCACAGTTGCATAAATTTGCATTGCGACGTAATATGAGTTGTGATGCATAATTTGTAATATAAGGCAATTAACACAATGAACGTGTGAATATAACATTGAGTATTCATAATGTACATCACAAAACAATTATAAATGTGCAGTTAatacaatgcacatgtgcatgaaaTATCGAATAATCATAATGTACGATATAAAACAGTTGTGAACAATATAAAACAGGTGTGAACATAATACAAATAAGTATATAATTGAATGAGTCACATTTTACATAAAATTAACATAAAATACCTTTAGTTTCAAACCGAATGAATTGCAAGTTTTGATGTTCTGTGCTTGTAGGTGCTGTACCGGTAGATGTGGTGTTACCAGTGGACGTGGTGTCAACTGATAACGATTGATCGAGTAAATTAGCAGTATCAGAGCCTACATTGCCTGATGATGTAAACATCGAATCCAGCGTTTGTATTTCAAACCCATGAAGGGTATGTCGACTTGCAACTGGGTTTGCAGCAGGTAAGGTAACTGGGTTTGCAGCAGGTAAGGTATTGATATCAGACGGGCCAACAGCAGAAATAGGGTTGACATTGGCATCAGACGGGCCGCAAATACCAGAATCGAGATGTGGATTATATGCAGGAGATGTTGTATGATGATCATCGGATGACATGAATATGATTTAAAATTATGACATTTTAGATGTTAAGTAGTTTTATTACGTATTAGCTAGTGACTTAAAACGAATTCGGATTTCGGATTTTGACGTTTATGTAGTTTACGCTTATGTAGATCATGCTTATGTAGTTTATGTTTGGTTAGTTTTTGTGTGTCGTGAACCAGAAATGGACATATTttaatatgaaaaaaaaactggaaaaaaccagaaaaaaaaaacgttttagTGGCGACACTAGTCGTCGCTATAGATTAACAGGATTTAGCGACGAAATCAGCAATAGCGGAGGCACGCTTTAGCGACGAAAATCAAGCAATAGCGACGATGCAGTAGCGGAGACAGCTTTAGCGGCTTTTGCTAGCTTTAGCGACGATTTTTGTCGCCACTAAAGCTGAATTTTCTTGTAGTGTAAGTAGTTTTATTACGTATTAGCTAGTGACTTAAAACGAATTCGGATTTCGGATTTTGACGTTTATGTAGTTTACGCTTATGTAGATCATGCTTATGTAGTTTATGTTTGGTTAGTTTTTGTGTGTCGTGAACCAGAAATGGACATATtttaatatgaaaaaaaaaactggaaaaaaccagaaaaaaaaaaacgttttagTGGCGACACTAGTCGTCGCTATAGATTAACAGGATTTAGCGACGAAATCAGCAATAGCGGAGGCACGCTTTAGCGACGAAAATCAAGCAATAGCGACGATGCAGTAGCGGAGACAGCTTTAGCGGCTTTTGCTAGCTTTAGCGACGATTTTTGTCGCCACTAAAGCTGAATTTTCTTGTAGTGTTAACATCTAAAATGTCATAATTTTAAATCATATTCATCTCATCATCGCCGCCGTCATCCGCTTCTTCACCATCAACATCTTCGCTTCCAAACTTAGTCGGGGAACTCGAACTCAAAAAGTTTTGAAGGTTCATCTCTAAAATCCGGGTTTCGGAACCAACTCTGGAATAGTGCCTCCAAGAGTCAAACTGTAATGTTCACTTCTTTGACTAAAATCCGGGTTTTGATAACCTTAATTTATATTAGTATGAAATATTTTAACAACAGTACATAGAAGATTTTAAGTACGTCTGACTCTTTGTTTATAATCTTCTTTGTCAGTTAATAGAGGATCCACCGCTTTGGTGTTTCATGGATCAGCAACATTCAGGTGCAACAGCAGTTGGGGAAGGAAAGTTGCAAACACTGTGAAAAATTGATAAAATTGCTTAGGACAGTTGGACATATTTCATACTAATAAAGGATGATATACATGTTAcctgaaggaaaaggaaaaatgTAAATGTACCTGTTTAGAAAGAAACTCAAGTGTGAGCCATATGAATACTTTACTCAGGTCATCTTTGGCAACTCCAatctaaacaagaaaaaacaaTGAAAAAATTAACAATAATTGTGTTTTTAAAATGAACGCTCTTATCAAACTGCAGTGTTATATGAACGGCTATGGATCCTTAAAACGCTTAAATACATATGTAACATAAAAAATTGTTTGTGACCCATAAATTTTTATAATTAACATAAGCAAAAGAAGAAACAAGTGACTTATGAAATGATACTTGCCATTCGAGCGCGTAGAGTTCGAATTTTAGTGACCGGCTCTATCAGTTCCGAGTAAGCATTACTCCGTCTAGATTCTCTTAGCTTGATTACACTCTTGAGTGCCTGTGTTGTAGAAAAGCATGAAAAATATAACATATATTCCACCATGGTTTCATGAATAAAACTTAACAAATATAACGACGTATACGGTACATTTGCTCGGTAACCATTTTTCGCACCGACGTTTTGTCACTAAGACCCATTAATAAGTTTATCTGTAAAAGAGATCACTAAATGACCATAAAATCTCAAATAATAATAACCAACAGATTATGCTAATCATCAATAATAAGTTATTCTTTTGACAAAGTAATAGATGCCTCTATTTGCATAGTCAATAAAAAAACCATGCAAGGAGCTTTACGTTTTGAATTTtccatataatttttttaaagaatACAAAATTACAAGCATTATTTATTACAGTTACAACACATCCAAATATGTTTAACTTTCAGAGTGATTCAAAGTAAGATGTGTACCACTTTATATAAGTTTACATCCTCCATGTAGAATTTTGTTTTTGAGTAACCAAATTTTCGCAATTGGGCAATAGCATAGGCATTCTTTAGCTGCATGTAAATCCAAAGAGAAGCGTCAAGTCAAAATGTCACTTATTATACTTTCTACAAACATAATGATAAACTTAGCTGCGAGGAAGTAGGGATCATCGAACAGATCAAAATAACTATGAGTATTACTCATGTGAAGAAAATGCAACATGTAAGCTTCCACGAATTTGGTAATAAAGAGCAAGGTGCAACCTCTAGAAAGATATCATCTTTTGTTCTTCTCCATCCACTATTTTTAAAAACTAATTATTAACTCATACTGGAATCAAAACACAAATATGGAACTCTAATCTTCATTTTTTTGATGATATGCTCTTACACCATGTCCAGTATACCTTTTACAATACAAACTAAAACAAAAAGGTTCATGTTTATATATTTTGGAATGGAATAAGTCAGTCATATTTTATTAAAAGTATACTTTTTAGCAACACATAATCGTTTAAGGTTTGTTCAACTCTATGCGTACATATGTTTGACCAACAAagaaagtcaaaatcaaaatcaaaatcaaccaaacatcacaatcagAATAAAATCTCCTAAATCTGACTCAAAAACTTACCTCAAACACTACATATCTAGAAGTTTTACAAGTCAATCACTATATATCTACTCAAATTACAAACAAATCAGTAATGTACATACCAGAGTAGGTCAAATTATAGACAAACAGTGATGGTCTGTGGCGGGTCGCCGGTGGTTGGAGTGGTGTCGGACGTCGCAAAGGTGGTTGGGAGGTGGGGTCGGACATTGATGATGGTTGGAGATGCGGAGGTGGCCGGATGGTGGTCGGAGATGCGGGGCGTCGTATGGTTGCAGGTGGGAGAGAAATTGGGGACAATGAAAGGGTTTTGTTTGGGGGGAAATGATTAATTGGGGATAAAGAATGATCTTGTTTGGAGGGAAATGAAATTGGGGATGAATAATGGTCAGCCCTTAGATTCATCAGTTGATCAATGGCCAGAATCAACTCAGATGGATGGCATGTGGATTATAAGCATCAGCGACAACATTTAGCATGTCGCCACTAATGATGTCGCCCCTAATACCATAAATTCTTGTAGTGCTAACTTGGTTTATATAGGC
This genomic interval carries:
- the LOC110898084 gene encoding uncharacterized protein LOC110898084 isoform X1, coding for MVEYMLYFSCFSTTQALKSVIKLRESRRSNAYSELIEPVTKIRTLRARMIGVAKDDLSKVFIWLTLEFLSKQCLQLSFPNCCCT
- the LOC110898084 gene encoding uncharacterized protein LOC110898084 isoform X2 is translated as MEDVNLYKVALKSVIKLRESRRSNAYSELIEPVTKIRTLRARMIGVAKDDLSKVFIWLTLEFLSKQCLQLSFPNCCCT